One Vespula pensylvanica isolate Volc-1 chromosome 1, ASM1446617v1, whole genome shotgun sequence genomic region harbors:
- the LOC122635637 gene encoding UDP-glucose 4-epimerase — protein MANQSWNVLVTGGAGYIGSHTVLELLQANFQVVVIDNLSNAYKGSNDEKPESLVRVEKLTNKKVKFVNCDITKISELKDVFQKNAFHCVIHFAALKAVGESCEKPLEYYEVNVGGTLNLLNVMREHDVKRFIYSSSATVYGVPEKLPLVENMKTGNCTNPYGRTKYMVEEILKDLCLSDRVWSVISLRYFNPVGAHPSGQIGEDPNGIPNNLMPFIAQVSVGKRKSLNVYGNDYDTPDGTGVRDYIHIMDLADGHVKAMIYQKNLNPTGFKPINLGTGKGYSVMEVIHAFEKASGKKIPYEIVGRRAGDISASYANANTAIKELNWRAVKNIDDMCADTWKWQQSNPNGYKPT, from the exons ATGGCAAATCAATCTTGGAATGTACTGGTAACGGGTGGTGCTGGTTATATCGGTTCTCATACTGTTTTGGAACTACTGCAAGCCAACTTTCAGGTGGTGGTAATAGACAACCTTAGTAATGCCTATAAAG GAAGTAACGATGAAAAACCAGAATCTCTTGTAAGAGTCGAAAAACTAACGAATAAAAAGgttaaatttgtaaattgtGATATAACTAAAATAAGCGAATTGAAGGATGTATTTCAAAAG AATGCTTTCCATTGCGTCATACATTTTGCTGCATTGAAAGCAGTCGGTGAGTCTTGCGAAAAGCCTCTAGAATATTACGAAGTCAATGTTGGGGGTACTTTAAATTTGTTGAATGTAATGAGAGAACATGATGTAAAACGCTTTATATACTCTAGTAGTGCTACTGTTTATGGTGTTCCGGAAAAACTTCCATTAGTAGAGAATATGAAGACTGGAAATTGCACAAATCCATATGGAAGAACAAAGTATATGGttgaagaaattttgaaagatcTTTGCTTATCTGATAGG GTATGGTCGGTTATATCTCTCAGATACTTTAATCCAGTAGGTGCACATCCTTCAGGGCAAATTGGAGAAGATCCTAATGGCATTCCAAATAACTTAATGCCTTTTATTGCTCAAGTTTcagttggaaaaagaaaatcattaaatGTGTATGGTAATGACTATGATACTCCCGATGGGACGG GTGTTCgagattatatacatattatggATTTAGCTGACGGCCATGTTAAAGCCATGATATATCAGAAAAATCTCAATCCAACTGGATTTAAACCTATAAACTTAGGTACTGGTAAAGGATATTCTGTTATGGAAGTTATACATGCATTTGAAAAAGCATCAGGAAAGAAAATACCATATGAGATAGTAGGACGTAGAGCAGGCGATATATCTGCAAGTTATGCTAATGCAAATACAGCGATTAAAGAGCTAAATTGGCGTgctgtaaaaaatatagatgatATGT GTGCGGATACATGGAAATGGCAACAAAGTAATCCGAATGGTTACAAACCTACTTAA